In the Populus trichocarpa isolate Nisqually-1 chromosome 1, P.trichocarpa_v4.1, whole genome shotgun sequence genome, one interval contains:
- the LOC7490987 gene encoding DNA-repair protein XRCC1: MSDSKRSGGGGSSKKRNLPSWMSSKDNENKSHGKKAAATSAEDEQSKLLDGVVFVLSGFVNPERATLRSQALEMGAEYRPDWTSDCTLLVCAYSNTPKFRQVEADCGTIVKKEWILECYSQKKLVEIDSYLMHAGKPWRKSNISHERGSDQKASPPRKSDKQVKSGLHSKPTASTSYKVRASNPSKECFSPSKVKEWVIDDLNRTISWLESQEEKPEPSEIKQIAAEGILICLQDAIDFLEQNQDVRKITDQWNVVPHAVEEMVKLVDGGNASSSLSKEDLCRKAKACKEIYEAELSSLDGSKSKKQRLKSDESGSSKRTNTVTGDAAEYDSDETIEMTKEEVDMAYNTVASKFLND; encoded by the exons atGTCGGATTCAAAGAGAAGTGGTGGAGGGGGTAGTAGTAAAAAGCGAAATCTTCCTTCATGGATGAGTTCCAAAGACAATGAGAATAAATCTCATGGGAAGAAGGCAGCAGCAACTTCTGCCGAAGACGAACAATCTAAACTTCTG GACGGTGTGGTGTTTGTATTGTCCGGCTTTGTTAATCCTGAGCGTGCTACATTGCGGTCCCAGGCTTTAGAAATGGGAGCGGAGTATCGACCAGACTGGACCTCAGATTGCACTCTCTTGGTTTGTGCTTATTCAAATACTCCAAAGTTTCGACAAGTTGAGGCGGATTGTGGAACCATTGTTAAGAAG GAATGGATACTAGAGTGTTACAGCCAAAAGAAGCTAGTTGAAATTGATAGTTATCTTATGCATGCTGGGAAACCTTGGCGGAAATCCAATATTTCTCACGAAAGAGGCAGTG ATCAAAAGGCATCCCCACCTAGAAAATCTGACAAACAGGTCAAAAGCGGGTTGCATTCGAAGCCAACTGCCTCTACATCCTACAAG GTTAGAGCATCTAATCCCTCTAAAGAGTGCTTCTCTCCTTCTAAAGTGAAGGAGTGGGTTATTGACGATTTGAATAGAACCATCTCATGGCTGGAGAGTCAAGAGGAAAAG CCAGAGCCAAGCGAGATTAAACAAATAGCTGCAGAAGGCATCTTAATTTGCTTACAAGATGCCATAGATTTCCTTGAACAAAATCAG GATGTCCGGAAAATAACAGATCAGTGGAATGTTGTCCCTCACGCAGTTGAGGAGATGGTAAAGCTTGTAGATGGTGGAAATGCTTCATCTTCTCTTTCAAAGGAAGATCTTTGCAGGAAGGCGAAGGCATGTAAAGAAATCTATGAAGCAGAACTGAGCAGTTTAGATGGTTCAAAGAGTAAGAAACAAAGGTTGAAAAGTGATGAAAGTGGGAGTAGTAAAAGGACAAACACCGTCACTGGTGATGCAGCAGAGTATGACAGCGATGAAACAATTGAAATGACAAAGGAGGAAGTTGACATGGCGTACAATACTGTTgcttctaaatttttaaatgattag